The Desulfofundulus salinus genome includes the window TTGTTATTGGCGAATCCATTACGGTGAAGGAACTGGCCGAAAAGATGAAGAAGAGCCCGGCCGAGGTAATTAAGAAACTAATGATGCTGGGTGTGCTGGCCACCATCAACCAGGAAATTGATGCCGATACCGCCACTATCCTGGCCCAGGAATTGGGTTTTGAAGTGGAAGTCAAGGTGGAACAGGATGTCGAGGCTCTCTTCATGCAGGAGCCGGAAGATGATCCCGCCGATTTACAGCCGCGCCCTTGTGTGGTTACGGTTATGGGCCACGTGGATCACGGGAAAACTTCCCTGCTGGATGCTATTCGCGAGACCAATGTTACCGCCACGGAAGCCGGTGGGATTACCCAGCATATCGGTGCCTATCAGGTAGAGCATAATAATAAAAAGATTACCTTTCTGGACACCCCGGGTCATGAAGCTTTTACCGCCATGCGTGCCCGGGGAGCCAGGGTCACGGATATCGCCATTTTAGTGGTGGCGGCAGACGACGGGGTAATGCCCCAAACCGTAGAAGCCATCAACCATGCCAAAGCTGCAGGCGTACCCATTATAGTGGCCATCAACAAGATCGACCGGCCCGATGCCAATCCCGACCGGGTTAAACAGCAGCTTACCGAGTACGGTCTGGTGGCTGAAGAATGGGGCGGCGACACGGTGATGGTTCCCGTCAGCGCCAGGACACGCCAGGGGTTGGAAGATCTCCTGGAAATGATTCTGCTGGTGGCCGAAATGCAGGAATTAAAGGCCAATCCCAACCGTCCCGCCAGGGGAACGGTGATTGAGGCCGAACTGGATAAGGGGCGAGGTCCGGTGGCCACGGTGCTGGTGCAAAACGGCACGCTCTCGGTGGGCGATAACCTGGTGGCGGGTACGACCTGGGCGCGGGTGCGGGCCATGATGGACTATAAAGGCCGGCGGGTGAAAAAGGCGGGTCCTTCCACGCCGGTAGAGGTCCTTGGTTTTTCGGAAGTACCCCAGGCCGGCGACCAGTTTTTTGTAGTGCCTGATGAAAAGACCGCCCGTCAAATAGCCGAAAAGCGGGCCAACCGCAAGCGCGAAGAGGAATTTAAGGCCGCCATGCCCCGGGTTTCCCTGGACGCCCTCTTTAACCAGATTAAAGAAGGCCAGGTTAAGGAACTGCGGGTGATCATCAAGGCCGATGTACAGGGTTCGGCCGAGGCGTTGAAACAGGCCCTCGAGCGTCTATCCACGGAAGAAGTAAAGGTAAACATCATCCACCAGGGTGTGGGGGCAATCACCGAAACGGACATCATGCTTGCTTCGGCTTCCAACGCCATTATCATCGGCTTTAACGTACGTCCCGATGTTAACGCCCGCCGCGTGGCTGAGAAAGAAAAGGTGGATATCCGCCTCTACCGGGTAATTTACGATGCCATCGAAGACGTCAAGGCGGCCATGAGCGGTCTTTTGGAGCCCGAGTACCGGGAAGTGATCCTTGGCCGGGCCGAAGTACGGAAAACCTTTAAGATTTCTAA containing:
- the infB gene encoding translation initiation factor IF-2, whose amino-acid sequence is MVKKRVHELAKELNIESKELMQKLSNMGISVKSPLSTLQDAEVERVLAELKGGNEKVVNNKGGSQQAQAPAAQAQARADKPKEGKNNHKKRHAERPRHQQDARRYDRGPGLVDRVPSRPPDRRFQERPLKVEPPQPQPRAQQPQQVQQPANKVQQPAARGRMPAERKTQAAPPQGEATGRQPAKTRPEHLKVPKVPQEIKAVSEKVRSDKTRGEKKQEKQHTARARDRKELLDETLVDRKLRPLTSQKKKTAPREPEPKPVVEKKPIVIGESITVKELAEKMKKSPAEVIKKLMMLGVLATINQEIDADTATILAQELGFEVEVKVEQDVEALFMQEPEDDPADLQPRPCVVTVMGHVDHGKTSLLDAIRETNVTATEAGGITQHIGAYQVEHNNKKITFLDTPGHEAFTAMRARGARVTDIAILVVAADDGVMPQTVEAINHAKAAGVPIIVAINKIDRPDANPDRVKQQLTEYGLVAEEWGGDTVMVPVSARTRQGLEDLLEMILLVAEMQELKANPNRPARGTVIEAELDKGRGPVATVLVQNGTLSVGDNLVAGTTWARVRAMMDYKGRRVKKAGPSTPVEVLGFSEVPQAGDQFFVVPDEKTARQIAEKRANRKREEEFKAAMPRVSLDALFNQIKEGQVKELRVIIKADVQGSAEALKQALERLSTEEVKVNIIHQGVGAITETDIMLASASNAIIIGFNVRPDVNARRVAEKEKVDIRLYRVIYDAIEDVKAAMSGLLEPEYREVILGRAEVRKTFKISKVGTIAGCYVTDGKIVRDAGVRVIRDGVVIYEGKLDSLKRFKDDVREVMQGYECGLALEKYNEIREGDIIEAFTMEAVKRELA